A window from Methanomassiliicoccus sp. encodes these proteins:
- a CDS encoding NAD(P)/FAD-dependent oxidoreductase: MDAEVVIIGGGPVGSSFAAQTATFTTVVVEEHAEIGSPVQCTGLVHPRVVEMAEAQDTIINEITGFRLVPPGGKTLEVRTRETKAVVIDRGLFDRRCSEKAVLEGADILTGQEFVGFEREGKKLAVKVQGPGGPQTINADLLVGADGYKSRVSKLAGIGPAKEHVRGIQVDLEMHLEDQTMVDVHIGQKVAPGFFAWVLPCGDFTRIGLGVSEGNDTPSAYLTSLLKKLGLEEKKRLRTMSGVIPIGPPKKTCADNILIVGDAAAQTKPLSGGGIYTGLRSAKWGAMTAVDALRDGDLGAKRLSEYDTKWRADIGKEVDRGLLIRKVFVNLTDRKMDDVCRMLDRPDAKEVLAGGDIDYPSKIASPLLKAVPSLVKFSPQLIGSLIRREQR, translated from the coding sequence GTGGACGCCGAGGTCGTGATCATCGGAGGGGGCCCTGTGGGTAGCTCCTTCGCCGCACAGACCGCCACCTTCACCACGGTGGTGGTGGAAGAACACGCCGAGATAGGCTCGCCGGTGCAGTGCACCGGACTGGTGCACCCCCGGGTCGTGGAGATGGCGGAAGCCCAGGACACGATCATCAACGAGATCACCGGTTTCCGCCTGGTGCCTCCGGGGGGCAAGACCCTTGAGGTTCGGACCAGGGAGACCAAGGCGGTGGTCATCGATCGTGGCCTGTTCGATCGTCGATGCAGCGAAAAGGCGGTGTTGGAGGGTGCGGACATCCTCACTGGCCAAGAGTTCGTCGGCTTCGAGCGGGAGGGCAAGAAGTTGGCGGTGAAGGTGCAGGGCCCCGGAGGCCCGCAGACCATCAACGCCGACCTACTGGTGGGGGCCGACGGCTACAAGTCCCGGGTCAGCAAGCTGGCCGGGATCGGCCCGGCCAAGGAACACGTAAGGGGCATACAGGTCGACCTGGAGATGCACCTGGAGGACCAGACGATGGTCGATGTGCACATCGGTCAGAAGGTCGCCCCTGGCTTCTTCGCTTGGGTCCTGCCTTGCGGGGACTTTACCCGCATCGGCTTGGGAGTCTCGGAGGGCAACGATACTCCCAGCGCCTATCTCACCTCCCTGCTCAAGAAGCTGGGACTAGAGGAGAAGAAGCGCCTCCGCACCATGTCCGGGGTCATCCCCATCGGCCCGCCGAAAAAGACCTGTGCCGACAATATCCTTATCGTGGGCGACGCCGCGGCTCAGACCAAGCCACTGTCGGGCGGAGGCATATACACCGGCTTGAGGTCGGCTAAGTGGGGGGCCATGACCGCGGTGGACGCCCTGCGGGACGGAGACCTGGGGGCGAAGCGCCTCTCGGAGTATGACACCAAGTGGCGGGCGGACATTGGTAAGGAGGTGGATCGCGGGTTGCTCATCCGCAAGGTGTTCGTCAACCTCACCGACCGCAAGATGGACGACGTGTGCCGGATGCTGGACCGCCCGGACGCGAAGGAAGTGCTGGCGGGCGGGGACATCGACTACCCATCCAAGATCGCCTCTCCGCTCCTGAAGGCCGTCCCCTCGCTGGTCAAGTTCTCCCCGCAGCTCATCGGTTCCTTGATTCGGCGGGAGCAAAGGTGA
- a CDS encoding class I SAM-dependent methyltransferase family protein, translated as MLLAKVPRERAEQVRKQLFKRKLGAKDRRILRLDDHILIPLRASPPPSLAEELGIELTEGETMVKSCYRPPFDLVLEEAEVPEAVKRSLPHRWEMLGDVLILRLPDDIAAHYGEVARAYAAILGARTVLRERSHIDGVFRTPDMQLLLGDDPETVHLENGIQYKLDASRLMFSSGNIDEKMRMASLDCRGETVVDMFAGIGYFTLPLALHAQATKVIACEINPLAFGYLRQNITLNGLEGRVEPVLGDNRELPGEGIAERVVMGYVRTTAEHLGTAFRLVRKGGIIHYQDTFPLEIFPSRALDNLGAAAGDRGFEVILTREVKSYSPGVSHMVLDVRVLD; from the coding sequence GTGCTCCTCGCCAAGGTCCCCCGGGAACGAGCCGAGCAGGTCCGCAAGCAGCTATTCAAGCGGAAGCTGGGGGCCAAGGACCGACGCATCCTCAGGCTCGATGATCATATCCTCATACCCCTGCGGGCTTCACCCCCGCCGAGCCTGGCGGAGGAGTTGGGGATCGAGCTGACGGAGGGCGAGACCATGGTGAAGTCATGCTACCGCCCCCCGTTCGACCTGGTGCTGGAGGAGGCGGAGGTCCCCGAGGCCGTCAAGAGATCGCTTCCCCACCGCTGGGAGATGCTCGGCGATGTTCTGATCCTCCGTTTGCCGGACGACATCGCCGCCCACTACGGGGAGGTGGCCAGGGCCTACGCCGCGATCTTGGGGGCGAGGACCGTGCTGAGGGAGCGAAGCCATATCGACGGCGTCTTCCGCACCCCGGACATGCAGCTTCTTTTGGGCGATGACCCCGAGACCGTACACCTGGAGAACGGTATTCAGTACAAGCTCGACGCCTCCCGCCTGATGTTCTCCTCCGGCAACATCGATGAGAAGATGCGCATGGCCTCGCTGGACTGCCGCGGGGAAACAGTGGTGGATATGTTCGCCGGGATCGGCTATTTCACGCTGCCGCTGGCCCTGCACGCACAGGCTACCAAGGTCATCGCTTGCGAGATCAATCCCCTGGCCTTCGGCTACTTGCGGCAGAACATCACGCTGAACGGACTGGAAGGCCGGGTCGAGCCGGTGCTGGGCGACAACCGCGAACTTCCCGGCGAGGGAATCGCGGAACGGGTGGTGATGGGTTATGTGCGCACCACCGCCGAGCACCTCGGGACCGCCTTCCGTCTGGTCAGGAAGGGCGGTATCATCCATTACCAGGATACCTTTCCCCTGGAGATCTTCCCGTCAAGGGCGCTGGACAACCTGGGCGCGGCGGCCGGGGACCGGGGGTTCGAGGTCATCCTGACCCGCGAGGTGAAATCCTACTCCCCGGGGGTCTCTCACATGGTCCTCGACGTGAGGGTGCTCGACTAG
- a CDS encoding helix-turn-helix domain-containing protein: protein MEAVVSLAMPDNWITDVVEMYPSVIRVIDTKDMKEGVRDLVQIDVENEEDLPKVIEQVRNNPNIFNVDISAIDKGRALAAFSTNQCVACRLLAGSECFLTGSTTTKEGRLKWTMLVTQKKVLQELIDNLTKIHAQPKLVKITELTDSDELTKRQEQVTRMAFERGYFDFPRRIGLKELATMFDVSTSTLSEILRKGQRRIMMRYFSEHRQY, encoded by the coding sequence ATGGAAGCGGTCGTGTCACTGGCAATGCCAGACAACTGGATCACCGACGTGGTCGAGATGTACCCCTCGGTTATTCGGGTCATCGATACGAAGGACATGAAGGAAGGGGTCAGGGACCTTGTCCAGATCGATGTGGAGAACGAGGAGGACCTTCCCAAGGTCATCGAACAGGTCAGGAACAACCCCAACATCTTCAATGTGGATATCAGCGCTATCGATAAAGGCCGGGCGCTGGCTGCCTTCTCCACCAATCAATGCGTGGCCTGCCGGCTGTTGGCGGGCTCGGAATGCTTCCTCACCGGTTCGACCACGACCAAGGAGGGCCGCCTGAAGTGGACGATGCTGGTGACTCAGAAGAAGGTGCTGCAGGAACTGATCGACAACCTCACCAAGATCCATGCCCAGCCCAAGTTGGTCAAGATCACCGAGCTCACTGACTCCGACGAGCTGACCAAGAGGCAGGAGCAGGTCACCCGCATGGCCTTCGAGCGCGGTTACTTCGACTTCCCCCGACGCATCGGGCTGAAGGAGCTCGCCACTATGTTCGACGTCTCGACCTCCACACTATCGGAGATCCTGCGCAAGGGGCAGAGGCGCATAATGATGCGCTACTTCAGCGAGCACCGTCAGTACTGA
- a CDS encoding DUF835 domain-containing protein, protein MRVPVLKMARSLAGDLFTEGYRRNKIFIREAAIVGRDALSTREEFYRGYVKGFEEGLNKAWDELIGLTTKGFSPREIQVMAKSKRQSINESVRDVKTEIRAETGIDLLSKAPARGPRVEVERGNTYLIESMYATKALTVVNELTADGTQALCILRSFPGNYQGGLNDTVTAYWLTKHESSQYGPYTVISPTDMPRLISETRNFMRAEEGRVVLVEGVEYLIMQSADREVSVLKFISLMSDLAITLRGVLLLSVYPPALDEKVINNLKCLASGTL, encoded by the coding sequence GTGCGCGTTCCGGTCCTCAAGATGGCTCGCTCCCTGGCCGGCGACCTCTTCACCGAAGGATATCGTCGGAATAAGATATTTATCCGCGAAGCCGCTATCGTCGGACGGGATGCATTGTCGACGCGGGAGGAATTTTACCGAGGTTACGTCAAGGGCTTCGAGGAAGGCCTCAATAAAGCCTGGGACGAGCTTATAGGCTTGACCACCAAAGGCTTCAGCCCCCGCGAGATCCAGGTCATGGCCAAGAGCAAGCGCCAGTCCATCAATGAGTCGGTCCGGGACGTCAAGACCGAGATCCGGGCGGAGACGGGGATCGACCTGCTGTCGAAGGCCCCCGCGAGGGGCCCTCGGGTCGAGGTGGAGAGGGGCAACACTTACCTCATCGAGAGCATGTACGCCACCAAGGCCCTGACCGTGGTCAACGAGCTGACCGCCGATGGGACCCAGGCGCTGTGCATCCTGAGGAGCTTCCCGGGCAATTACCAGGGAGGCCTCAACGATACCGTGACCGCCTACTGGCTGACGAAACACGAGAGCTCCCAGTACGGCCCGTACACCGTCATATCTCCCACCGATATGCCTCGCCTGATCTCCGAGACCCGGAACTTCATGAGGGCGGAGGAGGGCAGGGTGGTCCTGGTCGAAGGCGTCGAGTACCTCATCATGCAGAGCGCCGACCGAGAGGTCAGCGTGCTCAAGTTCATCTCCCTGATGTCCGATCTGGCTATCACCCTGAGGGGTGTGCTTCTCTTATCGGTCTACCCGCCGGCCCTGGACGAGAAGGTCATTAACAACCTGAAGTGCCTGGCCAGCGGGACACTGTGA
- the fsa gene encoding fructose-6-phosphate aldolase has translation MKIFIDTANLEKIREVNSWGILDGVTTNPSLVAKENTNFEALVHEICQIVDGPISAEVMGVKAGDMVEEARKLAKIHPNVIIKVPMTEEGLKATKALASEDIKVNMTLVFSAAQALLAAKAGARYVSPFVGRLDDVGQDGMKLIAEIMNILDNYDFDTEVIVASIRDPIHVVEAARLGAHVATIPYDVLKKMFNHPLTDIGIKRFQDDWAKVPKK, from the coding sequence ATGAAGATCTTCATCGATACCGCGAACCTGGAAAAGATACGAGAGGTCAACAGCTGGGGGATACTGGACGGAGTAACCACCAACCCCAGCCTGGTAGCCAAAGAGAACACCAACTTTGAGGCCCTGGTCCATGAGATATGCCAGATTGTGGACGGGCCCATAAGTGCCGAGGTCATGGGCGTGAAGGCGGGAGACATGGTCGAGGAGGCCCGTAAACTGGCCAAGATCCATCCCAACGTCATCATCAAGGTACCTATGACCGAAGAGGGGCTGAAGGCCACCAAGGCCCTGGCCTCCGAGGACATAAAGGTCAACATGACCCTTGTCTTCTCCGCAGCCCAGGCCCTCCTGGCGGCCAAGGCCGGAGCGCGATACGTCTCGCCGTTCGTCGGCCGCCTGGACGACGTGGGGCAGGACGGCATGAAGCTCATCGCCGAGATCATGAATATCCTCGACAACTACGACTTCGACACCGAGGTCATCGTCGCCTCGATCCGCGACCCCATACATGTGGTGGAGGCGGCTCGACTGGGAGCGCATGTCGCCACCATCCCCTACGATGTCCTGAAGAAGATGTTCAACCACCCTCTCACTGACATCGGAATCAAGAGATTCCAGGATGACTGGGCAAAGGTTCCCAAGAAGTAG
- the polX gene encoding DNA polymerase/3'-5' exonuclease PolX: MVNNAEIAAMLYQLAELMDLKGDVFKRNAYRRAAQSVEALDEDVSRYLAREELESIPGVGKAIAQKIREMVETGGLRKLDELRAEYPPGVVELMKVPDIGPRTAVTLYRELGIRDLDGLREAAERHRIRSLKGFGERTEENILKGLALVQGQGGRMLLGRALPIAESFARHLQAKGFEEVSVAGSLRRWRETIGDIDLLVGSDEPLRAMDAFTAYPSVAAVVSKGPTRSTVRLADGTQVDLRVVPRSSYGAALQYFTGSKEHNVVMRRLAIQRGLRLNEYGLFSREGEEMVAGRDEASIYGALDLEWVPPELREDRGEIEEAAAHRLPPLVREEDILGDFHVHTVMSDGRATMREVAMAAREKGYEYIGVTDHSRSLYIAHGVPIDDLLASVDEAHQLTEELGIEVLRGAEVDILDDGTYDYPEDVLAQLDYVIGSVHSGFKMTRERMTERILTALSCRELNILGHPSGRLIGKRDGYQVDMDQVIEEAARRGVMLEVNGSIERLDLNDLNCRKARELGAMVALNTDSHSLGQLDSMRYAVHTARRGWLGKEMVLNALPLEKVRAIFDGRST; the protein is encoded by the coding sequence ATGGTGAATAACGCCGAGATCGCCGCCATGCTCTACCAGCTAGCCGAGCTCATGGACCTGAAGGGGGACGTGTTCAAGCGCAACGCCTACCGCCGGGCGGCCCAGAGCGTCGAGGCCCTTGATGAGGATGTGAGCAGATATCTCGCCCGAGAGGAGCTGGAGAGCATTCCCGGAGTGGGGAAGGCTATCGCCCAGAAGATAAGGGAGATGGTGGAGACCGGCGGCCTGAGAAAGTTGGACGAACTCCGGGCGGAGTACCCTCCGGGCGTCGTGGAGCTGATGAAGGTGCCCGATATCGGCCCGCGGACCGCGGTCACACTGTACCGGGAGTTGGGAATCAGGGACCTGGACGGCCTCCGGGAGGCGGCCGAGCGGCACCGCATTCGCTCGCTGAAGGGGTTCGGGGAGAGAACGGAAGAGAATATCCTCAAGGGCCTTGCGCTGGTGCAGGGGCAGGGAGGGAGGATGCTACTGGGAAGGGCCCTACCCATCGCCGAATCCTTCGCCCGACACCTCCAGGCGAAAGGGTTCGAGGAGGTGAGCGTGGCCGGGTCCCTGCGCCGGTGGAGGGAGACGATCGGCGACATCGACCTGCTGGTGGGAAGCGACGAGCCCCTGCGGGCCATGGACGCCTTCACCGCTTACCCCTCGGTAGCCGCGGTCGTGTCCAAGGGGCCGACGCGTTCCACCGTCCGGCTGGCCGACGGCACCCAGGTCGACCTTCGGGTGGTGCCCCGATCGAGTTACGGGGCGGCACTGCAATACTTTACAGGGTCCAAGGAGCACAACGTGGTGATGCGGCGCCTGGCCATCCAGCGTGGCCTCCGACTCAACGAGTACGGGCTGTTCAGCCGGGAAGGCGAGGAGATGGTGGCCGGCCGGGACGAAGCTTCAATCTATGGCGCGCTGGACCTGGAGTGGGTGCCGCCAGAGCTCCGCGAGGACCGGGGGGAGATCGAGGAGGCGGCCGCCCACCGCCTGCCGCCGCTGGTTCGGGAAGAGGATATCTTGGGCGACTTTCACGTTCACACTGTCATGAGCGACGGGAGGGCGACCATGCGGGAGGTCGCCATGGCGGCCCGGGAGAAGGGCTATGAGTACATTGGGGTCACCGACCACTCGCGGTCGCTGTACATCGCTCATGGAGTGCCCATCGATGACCTCCTGGCCTCAGTGGACGAGGCCCACCAGCTAACCGAGGAGCTGGGCATAGAGGTCCTGCGGGGGGCGGAGGTGGACATCCTGGACGACGGGACCTACGACTACCCAGAGGACGTGCTGGCCCAGCTGGACTACGTGATCGGCTCGGTGCACTCCGGATTCAAGATGACCCGGGAACGAATGACCGAGCGCATCCTGACCGCGCTATCCTGCCGTGAGCTGAACATCCTCGGACACCCCTCCGGCAGGCTCATCGGGAAACGGGACGGGTACCAGGTGGACATGGACCAGGTTATAGAGGAAGCGGCCCGCAGGGGAGTCATGCTGGAGGTCAACGGGTCCATCGAGCGCCTGGACCTCAACGACCTCAACTGCCGCAAGGCCAGGGAGCTGGGGGCGATGGTCGCGCTGAACACCGACTCCCACTCACTGGGCCAGCTCGATAGCATGCGCTATGCCGTGCACACCGCCCGCCGGGGCTGGCTGGGAAAGGAGATGGTACTCAACGCCCTGCCCCTGGAGAAGGTGAGAGCCATCTTCGACGGACGGAGCACCTAA
- a CDS encoding Glu/Leu/Phe/Val dehydrogenase: METRNPYEVAVSQVRNVGESLGLNRGIIDFLTKPKRELSVNFPVRMDDGSFRMFTGYRVQHSNARGPCKGGIRYHPNVSMDEVRALSMWMTWKCATVGIPFGGAKGGVVCNPKEMSKGELERLTRRFATEIEPIIGPYVDIPAPDVYTDAQTMAWIMDTYSAKVGRVSPASVTGKPIPLGGSQGRDEATSRGLMYCVREAMHARKLEPSQTTVVVQGFGNVGSNAARLLRDELGLKVTAVSDSSGGIHDPAGLDIRKVEAHKKATGSVKGFPGAADISNRELLELDCTVLVPAALEGAIDKDNADRIKASIVAEGANGPTLPAADQILFERGTMLIPDVLANAGGVTASYFEWVQDLQFLFWSVTEVNERLNRIMTSAFNRVHSHSAERKVDMRTGAYLLAVREVVNAIEMRGIYP, from the coding sequence ATGGAAACCAGGAATCCGTACGAGGTGGCAGTGAGCCAGGTGAGGAATGTGGGCGAGAGCTTGGGGCTCAACAGAGGAATCATCGATTTCCTGACCAAGCCCAAGCGGGAGCTGTCGGTGAACTTCCCGGTGAGGATGGACGACGGCTCGTTCCGTATGTTCACCGGCTACCGAGTCCAGCACTCCAACGCCCGGGGGCCATGCAAGGGAGGCATCCGATACCATCCCAACGTGTCGATGGACGAGGTGCGCGCTCTGTCCATGTGGATGACCTGGAAGTGCGCGACAGTGGGCATTCCCTTCGGCGGGGCCAAGGGAGGTGTAGTATGCAACCCCAAGGAGATGAGCAAGGGTGAGCTGGAGAGGCTGACGCGGCGGTTCGCCACCGAGATTGAACCAATCATCGGCCCATACGTGGACATCCCCGCCCCCGACGTGTACACCGACGCCCAGACCATGGCCTGGATCATGGACACCTACTCCGCAAAAGTCGGCCGGGTATCACCGGCCAGCGTCACCGGCAAGCCCATCCCCTTGGGCGGTTCGCAAGGGCGGGACGAGGCCACCTCCCGGGGACTCATGTACTGTGTCCGGGAAGCCATGCACGCCCGCAAGCTGGAACCGTCCCAGACTACGGTGGTGGTGCAAGGCTTCGGCAACGTGGGAAGCAATGCCGCCCGGCTGCTGCGGGATGAGCTCGGATTAAAGGTCACGGCGGTCTCCGACTCCTCCGGAGGCATCCACGACCCTGCCGGGCTGGACATACGCAAGGTGGAGGCGCACAAGAAGGCCACCGGATCGGTCAAGGGGTTCCCCGGGGCCGCCGACATCTCCAACCGTGAACTCCTGGAGCTGGACTGTACGGTGCTGGTGCCGGCCGCCTTGGAGGGCGCGATCGACAAGGACAACGCCGACCGCATCAAGGCCTCCATAGTGGCCGAGGGGGCCAACGGCCCGACCCTGCCCGCCGCCGACCAGATCCTGTTCGAGAGGGGCACCATGCTCATCCCTGACGTCCTGGCCAACGCCGGCGGGGTGACGGCGTCCTACTTCGAGTGGGTGCAGGACCTCCAGTTCCTATTCTGGTCGGTGACGGAGGTCAACGAGCGGCTCAACCGCATCATGACCTCGGCGTTCAATCGGGTGCACTCCCACTCTGCGGAGAGAAAGGTGGACATGCGGACCGGGGCCTACCTATTGGCGGTTCGCGAGGTGGTGAACGCTATCGAGATGCGGGGGATTTATCCTTAG
- the albA gene encoding DNA-binding protein Alba codes for MPEDNIIYIGKKGAMDYVTAVVTQFRSGSDEVIIKARGKAISRAVDVAEIVRHRFVREAAVKEVRIGTERVESEDGATNVSSIEIILTL; via the coding sequence ATGCCCGAGGACAACATAATCTACATCGGCAAAAAGGGAGCGATGGACTACGTAACGGCCGTGGTGACCCAGTTCCGCAGCGGATCCGACGAGGTTATCATTAAGGCTCGGGGCAAGGCCATCAGCCGGGCGGTGGATGTCGCGGAGATCGTACGTCACCGCTTCGTCCGGGAGGCGGCGGTTAAGGAGGTCAGGATCGGCACGGAACGGGTGGAGAGCGAGGACGGCGCTACCAACGTGTCGTCCATCGAGATTATTCTGACCCTCTGA
- a CDS encoding transketolase family protein: protein MKWVYTSQRKEYANALVEIGMARTDVVVLDADLSSSTRTVEFAKKFPERFFNVGIAEQNLMGTAAGLAVSGKTVFASTFAVFATGRCWDQIRQSIAYPNINVKIVATHAGITVGGDGASHQALEDIGLMSILPNMCVLVPADGIEAYKAVKAAAEHAGPCYVRLGRADVPMVTTMDSPFTIGKATVLLEGTDVSLVGCGQMVAVCMDAAEELKKRGIAAEVVNMSTVKPLDEATLLRSVRKTGCVVTAEEHSIKSGLGSAVASALSENYPVPLKRVGTPDCFGESGESNVLMSRYGLTAEHIIASAEEVIKRKRK, encoded by the coding sequence ATGAAGTGGGTATACACCAGCCAGCGCAAGGAGTACGCCAACGCCTTGGTGGAGATCGGGATGGCCCGCACCGACGTGGTCGTCCTGGACGCCGACCTGTCCTCCTCCACCCGCACCGTGGAGTTCGCCAAGAAGTTCCCCGAGCGGTTCTTCAACGTGGGGATCGCAGAGCAGAACCTGATGGGCACCGCGGCCGGTCTCGCCGTGTCCGGAAAAACGGTCTTCGCCTCCACCTTCGCGGTGTTCGCCACCGGGAGGTGCTGGGATCAGATCCGGCAATCGATCGCCTACCCCAACATCAACGTCAAGATCGTCGCCACCCATGCCGGCATCACCGTCGGTGGGGACGGGGCGTCGCACCAGGCCTTGGAAGACATCGGCCTGATGAGCATCCTGCCCAACATGTGCGTCCTGGTGCCGGCCGACGGAATCGAAGCATACAAGGCGGTCAAGGCCGCGGCAGAGCATGCTGGCCCCTGCTATGTACGGCTGGGCCGGGCGGATGTGCCCATGGTCACGACCATGGACTCCCCCTTCACCATCGGTAAGGCCACCGTCCTATTGGAGGGCACCGACGTCTCCCTGGTGGGCTGCGGGCAGATGGTCGCGGTTTGCATGGACGCGGCGGAGGAGCTGAAGAAGAGGGGCATCGCGGCCGAGGTGGTCAACATGTCCACGGTCAAGCCTCTGGACGAGGCGACCCTGCTGCGCTCGGTGCGCAAGACAGGATGCGTCGTCACCGCCGAGGAGCACTCCATCAAGTCTGGGCTGGGATCCGCGGTCGCGTCCGCGCTCTCGGAGAACTACCCCGTGCCCCTGAAAAGGGTGGGGACCCCTGACTGCTTCGGTGAGTCGGGGGAGAGCAACGTATTGATGAGCCGCTACGGGCTCACCGCTGAACATATCATCGCCTCGGCCGAAGAGGTAATCAAGAGGAAGAGAAAATGA